One genomic segment of Theobroma cacao cultivar B97-61/B2 chromosome 6, Criollo_cocoa_genome_V2, whole genome shotgun sequence includes these proteins:
- the LOC18597156 gene encoding uncharacterized protein LOC18597156, translated as MADWHGIMSNNTGGCSRRSMRDEDFDEEEVWSCVKEKEDSSSTPRKPRESSSSSSAWRLPSAPRMIRRVGNSASNENKVAQQSSAPVNIPDWSEIYGKHANMESSRNGSWVDNGGGMVYGDGDYGGCGEDYEDDDMVPPHEWLARKLARSQISSFSVCEGMGRTLKGRDLSKVRNAVLTKTGFLE; from the coding sequence ATGGCAGATTGGCATGGTATCATGAGCAATAACACTGGTGGTTGCAGTCGGAGATCAATGAgagatgaagattttgacgaAGAAGAAGTCTGGTCTTGTGTGAAGGAGAAGGAAGATTCGAGTTCCACACCAAGGAAACCTAGGGAGTCCTCAAGTTCTTCCTCTGCATGGCGCCTTCCAAGCGCACCAAGAATGATCCGAAGGGTTGGCAACTCAGCAAGCAATGAAAACAAGGTGGCTCAGCAATCATCAGCTCCTGTGAACATCCCTGATTGGTCCGAGATATATGGCAAGCATGCAAATATGGAATCATCAAGAAACGGGTCATGGGTTGATAATGGGGGTGGCATGGTTTATGGTGATGGAGATTACGGTGGTTGTGGGGAGGATTATGAAGATGATGATATGGTCCCTCCACATGAATGGCTAGCTAGGAAGCTTGCAAGGAGtcaaatttcttctttctccgTTTGTGAAGGGATGGGAAGGACGCTTAAAGGTAGAGATCTCAGCAAAGTGAGGAATGCAGTTTTGACAAAAACAGGTTTCCTCGAGTAA